GTTCCAGGAGGCCGCCGCTGTTGCGGGCTGCGGGATACAGTTCCTGCTGCAAAACCTGCATACAGTTGGTGGTAATATATTCAGGTGCAAAACGCTGAATCATATAATCCGGGTAATCAGGGATCTGTGCATAAGGAGGGAAATCGGCTCCCATGTACATATCCAGCCCGATGCCCAGGATAGAATCTACGGTGATGGCGCCATAGTTGGCTATGCCGGAAATGAAGGTAACCACGCGGGGTGGCCGGAAAGCAGGAATATAGTATTTGATATAGCGGAAACCCTGTGTGAGCTGCTGTTGCAACGATGCCAGGTTGCCATATTTCTCTGATACGGCGGTTTCCAGGTTCCGGAAATCAGGCGTTGTGAGAAACAGGTGTAATTGTTGCATTACCTCCCGGCTGCTGTCTGAATAGGCGCCCAGGTTCATAATATCGGTAATATATACCGGCAGGAACAGGGGATAATCAGCATGCAGTTTTGCCAGCCCGGGTTGCAGGTTGTTGGTATCCAGCGTGAATAAAGCGGAATCGAAACGCGCTATACTAACGGTCATGGGTATATGACTTACGTCCGGTGCTTTTTTACCGGAATTACAGGCTGCCGCGCCCAGCAAGGCAAACAGGCTGCATGTCAACAGAATATATTTATTAATGTAGCTTTGCATCTTCTTAAAACTCATCTAAGGTAAAATTATTATTTACCTTGGATTATTAAAAAAATATGGATGATGAATGATGAATAACAACGCAGTAAGATCACTGTTGTCGCAATACAACCCGTAAAATCTCTGTACTGCTACGTAATTCATAATTCGTAATTCGTAATTTTATGTAAAATATGGAAATATATATGAAGAAAGTGTTCGTTTTTCTGGTTCTGATGGGAGTTGTGAAGATGGGTATAGCGCAGCGTGGATTTAACTTATCTGAGCGTAAAGTAAGATTGGGACTAACCGTAAGTCCAATGGTATCGTCATTGAAACCACAGGAATCAGGCGTTACCCGCAACAGCTCAAAGGCAGGTCTGAACTTTGGACTGATGGCCGATTTTAACCTGGATGACAATGGCAATTATGCACTGGCTTCCGGTTTTCAGGCTGTAATAGGCGGCAGCAAGTTAATGTATGATGCAGGCAAAGGGCTGAACGATTACAGACAAAATGCTGCGGAATATAACATGAAACTCACCTATGTGGAAATACCGCTGGCGCTGAAACTGAAAACCCATATCGACAACGGCATGGGATTATGGGGACAGTTTGGTACCTACCTCGACTTCCCGGTTAGTGGCCGCACGGATATCACTTCCCTGAATCAAACCTATGACAAGGTGGGTATTTTAGCACAAATGAACCGCGTCAATATAGGCATGCTCCTGGGAGCAGGTATAGAATATCCGCTGGGCGGCAATTTGACCGGTATGGCTGGTATCACTTATCAGAACGGTTTTGTGGATGTAACCCGTAATTCAAAATGGGATGACGGCAGGATAAATATGAATAGCTTTGCCCTCAGATTAGGCGTATATTTTTAAGCATGGAGTCTTTAGCTGTCAGGATTAAAGCCTGACAGCTAACCGCTTTTATTTTATTTGTTTATTTTTTCACTATGAAAATTATACTGGCACAGCAGAATTATCACATAGGTAACTTTGAACGTAATACGGAGAAGATTATTGATGGTATTAAGACTGCAAAGTCCCAGGGGGCGGACCTGGTCGTGTTTTCCGAATTGTGTGTATGTGGCTATCCACCCCGCGATTTTCTGGAATTTGAAGATTTTATTGTACAGTGCCACCATGCTATTGATGTGATAAAAGCACATACAAAAGATATAGCTGTACTGGTAGGTGCACCTGCGCGCAATCCGCAAAGGGAAGGGAAAGACCTGTTTAATGCCGCCTGGTTTTTATATGAAGGCGAAGTAAAACAGGTAGTACATAAAACCCTGCTGCCCACCTATGATGTGTTTGATGAATACCGGTATTTTGAGCCCTCCTATGAATGGAATGTGATCCCCTTTAAAGGAAAAAAACTGGCCGTAACTATTTGTGAAGATATCTGGAACCTGGGAGATAATCCCCTGTACCGTGTTTGTCCTATGGACCAGCTGATGGCGCAGGAACCGGATGTGATGATCAACCTGTCTGCTTCTCCCTTTGATTATGATCATGATGAAGATAGGAAAGAGATCATCCGCGCCAATGTACTCAAGTATCAACTGCCCATGTATTATTGTAATACAGTTGGTTCACAAACGGAGATCGTGTTTGATGGCGGTTCCCTCATCTATGATGCGCAGGGGAATATTGTGAAAGAATTACCTTACTTCATCGAAGCAATAGACGGGCTGGAGCTGGGAATGCTTACTGCTACTGGTATTGCGCCCGCTATGCCGGTTGCCTTTACACCGCTCACGGAATTGATTTTTGATCATAACATTCACCGCATCTATGAAGCACTGGTGCTGGGCATCCGGGATTATTTCGGGAAGATGGGCTTTACAAAGGCCATCCTCGGATCATCCGGTGGTATAGACAGTGCCGTTACATTGGCTATTGCCTGCGATGCACTGGGCAAAGAGAATGTGCGGGCGATACTCATGCCTTCTCCCTACTCTACAGGGCATTCTGTAGATGATGCGGTAGCTTTATCTGAAAACCTGGATAACCCCTACGATATTATTCGTATCAATGATATTTATGAAAGCTTCTTAACCACGCTGGAACCGTATTTCAAAGGATTGCCCTTTAATGTGGCTGAAGAAAATACACAGTCACGCATCCGTGGTAACCTGTTGATGGGATTGTCCAACAAGTTTGGATATATCCTGTTGAACACGTCCAATAAAAGTGAATTATCTACCGGCTACGGTACTTTATATGGGGATATGGCAGGCGGATTGTCTGTTTTGGGAGATGTATATAAGATGCAGGTATATTCACTGGCCCGCTATATCAACCGCGACAAAGAAATTATTCCGGTGAATATCATTGATAAAGCGCCTTCCGCTGAGTTGCGTCCTGATCAGAAGGACAGCGACAGTTTGCCCGATTACGCCGTGCTGGACAGGATCCTGTATCAGTACATAGAACGCCGGCAGGGACCGAAGGAGATTATCGCTCAGGGCTTCGACTCCGCTTTGGTTTCGCGGGCCTTAAAGATGGTAAACACCAATGAATACAAACGTAATCAGTTCTGCCCCATTATACGCGTATCTTCCAAAGCCTTTGGTGTGGGCCGCCGGGTACCGATTGTGGGTAAATACCTGAATTAAGCACGGAGCTACCGGCAGCACAAAGTTGCGGCGGAAGGCCAAGTGCTATTTTTAATATCTTTGCCAAAATTTTTAGATCATACAACATGTTACAAGTACCGTTTATACGTCAAAATAAAGAATTGGTATTAGCGCGCCTGGCTCTGAAGAATTTCAAGGAGACTGGCCTGGTAGACGAAGTGCTGGCGCTGGATGATCAGCGTAAGAAATTAACCCTGGAATACGATGAAACACAGGCGCAGGTAAACAGTTTATCCAAAGAGATCGGTAAGCTGATGGCGCAGGGAAAAAAAGACGAAGGTGAGCAGCAACGTGCTGAAGTGAATGCGCTGAAAGAAAAGCTCGGCCCCATCAATGATGCCCTGAATGCTACCGAAAAAAACCTGCATGATACCCTGGTGAAATTGCCCAATCTGCCCGCTGCTATTGTTCCTCCCGGTAAAACACCGGAAGAAAATGTGGAAGTACGTGGTGGTGGTACCATTCCGGAGCTGTACGCAGCTGCCGTACCTCACTGGGATCTGGCTAAAAAGTACGACCTGATTGACTTTGAGCTGGGTAACAAAATCACCGGCAGCGGTTTCCCGGTATTCAAAAACAGGGGTGCCCGCTTACAACGCGCACTGGTACAGTATTTCCTGGATTATAATACCGGCAACGGCTATACGGAATATGCACCGCCATACCTGGTAAATGAAACCTCTGCCTACGGCACAGGCCAGTTACCGGATAAGGAAGGACAGATGTATCATGCTACAGAAGATAACTTCTTCCTGATTCCTACAGCAGAAGTACCGCTTACCAATATCTACCGCGATGAGATCCTGAAAGACAGCGACCTGCCTATCAAAATGACGGGCTATACCCCTTGCTTCCGCAGGGAAGCAGGTTCTTACGGCAAAGATGTACGTGGACTGAACCGTGTACACCAGTTTGATAAAGTGGAACTGGTACAGTTGGTACATCCCGACAAATCTTATGAAGTGCTGGATGAAATGGTAGCACATGTGGAAGGTTTGCTCAATGCACTGGAATTGCCTTATCGCATACTACGCTTATGTGGCGGCGATATGAGCTTTGCATCTGCCATCACCTATGATTTTGAAGTATACAGCGCCGCGCAGCAAAGATGGCTGGAAGTAAGCTCTGTTTCTAACTTTGAAACATTCCAGACGAACCGGATGAAGATCCGTTTCAAAGAAAATAATGGCAAGCCACAGCTGACACACTCCCTGAATGGCAGCTCCCTGGCTTTACCGCGCATCCTGGCCAGCTTGCTGGAAAACAACCAGGCTGCAGACGGTATCCATTTACCAGCAGTGTTACACCCGTATTTCGGTAGCGATAAAATAAGCTAGTGATTTTTTGATTTAGATATTTAAGTGCTGAAAGAAATTTCTTTCAGCACTTAAATATCTAAATCAAAAAATCACTAAATCATTAAATGCTGTCTATTTTCGCATCATGCGACACTTTTTGCCAAATGGACAGGAGCTTGTTATCCGGCTGCCCAAACCTAACGATGCAGCAGGATTACTGGCCAATTTCCAGCGGATGACGCGGGAAACGGATTTTCTGCTGTTTACCCATTCCGAAGCCCTGGACCTGGACCTGGAGTCAGAAGAAGATTTTATCAATACCTACCTGGACACACCCGATCAGCTGATGTTGGTGGCTGTTGTGAAAGGGTTGCTGGTAGGTTCCATCACGGTAAACCACAGCGGCTACCGTAAAAAAGCGCATATCGCAGAAATGGGTATCGCCGTAGAACATGCCTGGAGTAACCTCGGTATCGGCCGTCGTCTTATGACTGCTATGATCCGCTGGGCAAAAGAACATGAAGGTCTGGAAATTATTTATCTCAACGTATTTTCTACCAATGAAAAAGCCATGCAGCTATACCGTAACTTCGGCTTTATGGAATGTGGGCGCCTGCCACAGGGTATCCTGCAAAGAGAAGGACACTATGCCGACCTCGTAACCATGTATAGACGCGTGAAACCATAACTTTATCTTACCATTCAACGAACAGCTATGGAACGATACAACCGACAGACAAGACTGGAAGGCTTTGGCCCGGCAAAACAGGCATTGCTGCAACAGGCTGGCGTACTCGTCATCGGCGCCGGTGGCCTGGGGGTACCTGTGTTGCAGTACCTTACCGCAATGGGCGTAGGAAGAATTGGTATTGTAGAACATGATACGGTATCTATTTCCAACCTGCAACGACAAGTGCTTTATATCACGGGAGATCAGGGTAAATCAAAGATACACCTGGCTACCGAGCGCCTGCAACAACTCAATCCAGAAATACAGCTGGTAGCACATGATACCTGGCTCACCACAGAAAATGCCCTCGAAATAATCAGCGCATACGATGTGGTAGTGGATTGTTCCGATAACTTCGGTACCCGCTACCTGATCAATGATGCCTGTGTAATAGCCGGAAGGCCGCTGGTATATGGCGCTATCTATAAGTACGAAGGACAGGTAAGCGTATTTAATTACCAGGGCGGCGCTACTTACCGCTGTATTTTTCCTGAACCGCCGGAATCCGGTGATATGCTGAACTGCAACGATATTGGTGTGTTGGGCGTATTGCCCGGTCTTATCGGATGTTATCAGGCCAATGAAACGGTGAAAGTGATCACCGGCATCGGGCGGCCCCTGAAAAACCAGTTGATGACGATAGATACCCTCAATAATACACAACTGATTTTTAACATTACACCCGTGGCCGCTTACCGGCAGATCCATCAGTTACAGGATAATTATCAGCAAACCGTTTGTGAAGTGAATAGCGTACAATCATTATCAGTAGAGCAATTGCAGGAGTGGTTGCAAAAAGAAGACGGCTTAATGTTGCTGGATGTAAGGGAAGATGACGAATGGGAGATCTGCCATATTCCAGAGGCAGTGCATATTCCTATGGGACAGGTGTTACACCGGATTGCAGCGTTGCAGCCGGAAGCCCCCGTAGCCGTATTGTGTCACTATGGAATGCGGAGCCGCGCTGTAGGACAGCGTTTGGTGGAACTGGGTTTTAAACAGGTATATAACGTAGAAGGTGGTATCAACGCCTGGGCCCGTGCAATAGATGACGAAATGCAAACTTATTAGTCATGAACACAGAATTATGTATCCTATTTTTCCTGGTGGCGTTGGTGTATTCTTCGGCCGGTTTTGGTGGCGGGTCTAGTTACCTGGCATTGCTGGCGCTGTGGGGAGTGGATTTTCAGTTGATGAAGTCTACAGCGTTGTTATGTAATGTGGCCGTGGTGGCAGGAGGTGTATATCATTTTTATAAGAGCGGTCACCTGCCCCTGAAGAAGGCGTGGCAACTGTCGCTGGTGAGTGTGCCGCTGGCTTTTGCCGGCAGCTATCTGCCGTTGAAACAGGAAACCTTCTTTTTGTTATTGGGCATTGCTTTAACGCTGGCAGCCGTGTTTATGTGTTATCGCCTGTTTTTTGAGCGGGAAGAAGAATCGGGACAGCAGCTTCACCAGGGAAATGGAAAGGTATATGGCATCATTGGTGGAGCCATTGGCTTGTTGTCCGGTATGACGGGCATCGGCGGCGGTATCTATCTCTCTCCTGTATTGCGTTTGGGCAAGTATGATACGGCCAAGAATATTGCAGGATTAAGCAGCTTTTTTATATTGGTAAACTCTATTGCCGGTTTGTTGGGACAGGCCGCCAAACATGTTATTGTATTTCAACCGGCCTTCGCCGCTCCGTTGCTGGTAGCGGTTGTTGCAGGCGGACAAATTGGTGCACGGCTCAGTGCCCGTGTGCTGAAACCCCGTTGGGTAGCGGGTGCTACGGCATTGCTGATCTTGTATGCGGGTGTAAGAATGCTCGTGAGATAGATTGTTTACCCGCCTATTACAGACATGCTCTCCATATTCCTGGCTGTATGATGTTGCGCTGCTTCAAATCCATCGGCGAAACGCCCGTGTATAGCGGATTGTATGGCATGCAGCCAAAGAGATGGATCTTCATTATCTCTCATCAGATCTCTTATATTCAATACATTATTACCATAGAGGCAGGTTTTTATACTACCGGTAGCGGATATACGAATACGGTTACAGGTACCGCAAAAAGTGCGGCTGTAAGCGGGGATTACACCTACATTACCTTTATGACCCCGAATGCTGTAGTTGAGAGAAGTGGAGTGAGGTGCATCAGGGATCTTCTGTAATGCATACGCTGTGCGGATGGTGTCCAGTATTTTATGATAGTTCCAGGCGATACCGGAAAACGTATGTCCTTGCCCGTTAAAGGGCATTTCTTCTATAAATCTTACGGAGAGTGCATTTGCACGGGTAAGCTCTGCGAATGCAGTGAGTTCGTCCGTATTCACATCTTCCATTACTACTACATTTATCTTCACTTGCATATTATATTGTAACAGGTTTTCCAATGTTTGCATAACTGTTGAAAACCTGTCGCGGCGCGTTATCCGGAAGAAACGATCTGCTTGCAGGGTATCCAGGCTAAGATTGATATTGGTAATACCCAGTTGTTGTAATGCGGGAATATGTGGTTGTGTTAATACGCCATTGGTGGTGATAGCCACTTCCTGAATACCGGGAATACCGGTTATTTTTTTCAGGAGAGATAATAAACCCGGTCTGAGAAAAGGTTCTCCTCCGGTGATCCTGACCTTTGTAATGCCGCCGGCAGCCAGGGTTTCCAGCAATGATATGATTTCGTTGTCGGTCAGCAGCTCTTTTTTATGTACAAAACGCATGTCCTCCGGCATACAGTAAGTGCAACGGAGATTGCACCGGTCTGTCACCGACAATCTAACGTAATCGACTATACGATGATGTGCATCCGTAAACATACCTTAGCAATTTTTACCAGCCATCGGATTCTCGAAAGACTGGCTGTCATCTTCATCCCGGGTGGTGAGGCACTGGAAATCCTTTTCTACCAATATTTTCAGCTCGGAGCCGTCTGCGTTGGGCAGGGTCAGCTCAAAGCCTACCTGATCCGGCAGGTACCAGGCCGTTAATTGCGGCAGCGGTAGCAGCAGATGGATTCCGTCGGGTTCCATTTTTATCACCGGGTCAGCAATTTCTTTTGCACGGATACAGAAATGCAGTGCGCCGGCGCCTATCTGTGTTACCGATGTTACTTTACCGGTAGTTTCGAGGAGCGCCACATCAGTTTTGTCCAGCCTGTATCTGATTGTATTTCCTTTTAGCCTTATCTTCATAAAAATGATTTATCTGCCGTATTAAAAGTACTACATTCTCACTGCTATATTGTAGTTTTAAGTAACAATTTTGATGCTTATGGGCGTATTGCTATTCGGTGTGGCTAAAGATATAGCCGGTGTGCCAATGATCAGTTTTCCGGAACATATTACAACTGTGGCTGCATTAAGAGCCTGGTTGCACAGCAGTTATCCCGGTCTGCAACAGCTGAGATCAGTGATGATAGCAGTGAACAGGGAATATGCGGCTGATACGCAAATCATTACACAAGCGGATGAAATTGCCGTCATACCACCGGTTAGCGGTGGTTGAGAAACGTTATTCCGCTTCATTCAATCAGCAATCTGACATGGAAGTATTAATTAAAATAAAGGATACTATTACGGTGCAGGAAGCACTGGATTTCATTCATACGCCGGAATGTGGTGGTGAGGTGATTTTTGCTGGTACCGTACGTAATCACACAAAGCAACAGCCCGTAACGAAGTTGTTTTATGAATGTTATGAAGAAATGGCTTTGCTGGAGATGCATAAAATTGCGCAGCAAGTGCAGGAAAAATGGGATGTGAAAAAGCTGGCCATGCTCCATGCCATAGGCGATAAATATCCGGGAGAGCTGGCTGTTGTGATTGCCGTATCATCCGCCCACAGGGGCATTGCCTTTGATGCCTGTGAGTATACAATTGATACCCTGAAAGAAACTGTACCGATCTGGAAGAAAGAATTTTTTGATGTAGAGATTTGATTATTTAATTATGTAGAAATTTTGTTTCCGAAAGACGTTTTGCCTGGAAACAAAATCTCTACATAATTAAATAATCAAATCTCTAAATATTTTATCTTTTTCCTCCGGGGTGTTTGCATTGAATTGTTCGGCTGCATAAGGGTTTTGCAACATATTGATGTCATTATGCAGCATTGTTTTGCGCGGACAGTTTTTTCCTGCTATAACATTTTGCTGCAAAGCGGCGAGTCCTGCGGGCTCCCAGATGGCGATCAATGGCTCCGGTAGTTCGTTTACGGGGCTTATAAAGGCGGTAGCGGCCTTGTTTTTATCTCTTGCATGGATCAGTATTTCCAGGCTTTGCCTGCTGATGAGGGGCAGGTCGCAGGCCAGTACCAGCCATGCGGTGTTGGGTTGCAGCAGATGGGCGCTGAGTAATCCGGCGGAGGGACCGCCATAGGGAACGTTGTCCGGTATCAATTGCGGGTAACCGGGAAAATCATTTAGCTGCTCCGGTCGGCAGGAGAGGTATACTTCCTGCAACAAAGACTGTAATAACGTAGTCAGGTATTGCCACTGGGGCATACCATGATAGTTGATCTTACTTTTATCTTCCTGCATCCGGGTACTGAAACCACCACAGAGTACCAGTCCTTTTAAGGGTGCTGTATTATTTTCCATAGTCATGTTTGCCGCCTGTTTTGCTGATCAGTTTTGTTTCCCTGATGACCATTTCATGGGTAAGTGCTTTACACATATCATAGATAGTGAGTGCTGCCACGCTGGCGCCGGTGAGGGCTTCCATCTCCACGCCGGTTTTGCCGGTGGTTTTTACCGTACAGCGGATGACGGCTTCTTCACCGGTCAGCTGGATGTGGACGTCGCAACCATCCAGCAATAAAGTATGGCATAGCGGGATCAGTTCCGGCGTTTTCTTTGCGGCCATAATACCGGCTATGACAGCCGTCTGAAATACGGCGCCCTTGCGGGTTTGGATGTCATTGTCACGGAACTCGCTGCGCACTGCTTCCGGCAGAAAAATGCGACTCTCGGCAACGGCTATACGATAAGTGTCGTTTTTTCCACTTATGTCTACCATGGCTGGCTGACCGGATGCATCGAGGTGTGTAAAACCACTACTTGATTGATTGGACATAAAAGCATAAATTTAATCATCTTCACCGTTACAAAAATACTATAAATGATGTTGAGTGTAGCTGCCGCATATATGGCTGTTCTGCAAACCGTGCAGGATACCGGTACAGAGGTATTGCCTTTTGAGTCTGCTATCGGCCGCATTTTACGCGAGCCGGTGCTGGCTGACAGGCCATTTCCTCCGTTTGACCGGGTGACGATGGATGGTATTGCCTTGAATTATGACAGCTTTTACCGCGGACAGCAGATCTTCGGCGTTGAAGATGTACAGGCCGCCGGCGCTCCCAGCCTGCAATTATCTAATACCGCGAATTGTATAGAAGTGATGACCGGTGCAATTTTACCGGAACTCACGGATACCGTCATTCCTTATGAACAGGTGACGGCTACAGAACATGAAGGCTTCCGCCGTTTCATTATTAACGGCACGGTAAACAAAGGACAACATATTCACGTAAAAGGAACTGATGTGGCAGCAGGAGCTGAATTGCTCCCCGTCGGTACGCTGATAGGTCCTGCGGAAGCGGGTGTGCTGGCCACTGTTGGCAAAGCACAGGTATTGGTGAGCAGACTGCCCGTTGTAGTCCTGATCGCTACCGGCAACGAACTGGTACCCGTACACGCCACCCCCGAAGATCACCAGGTACGGATGTCCAATGTATACAGCCTCATGGCCTCACTTCAGCAAATGGGCATTACCGCCCGTTATGTACACCTGAACGATGATAAGGAAGAGATGCTAACCCAACTCCGCGCACTCCTGGGAGAAACGGATGTGTGGATCAGCTCCGGCGCTGTATCAGCCGGAAAATATGACTATCTCCCTGCGGTATTGCAGCAACTGGGCATGCAGCAGGTATTTCATAAAGTGCAGCAAAAGCCCGGAAAACCTTTTCTGTTCGGTACTTTCGATAAAGGCCCGGTGGTGTTTGCTTTACCAGGTAATCCGGTATCCGGCTTCATGTGTTTCTACCGCTATGTACAGCCCTGGCTGAAAGTAGCAATGGGCGCGGAAGTAACACCTCCTTCCTACGCAATATTACAGGAAGAAGTAGTTTTTGAAGCGGCGCTGGAATATTTTCTGCCGGTGAAACTGGAAACACAGCCCGATGGAACCACCACCGCCATCCCGCAACCATACAACGGATCAGGCGATCTGGCCAGTTTGTTGAAAGCGGATGGCTTCATGGCATTACCATCTCATGAGTCCGCATTTGCGAAGGATAGCTGCTATCCCGTATGGAAGTTCCGTTAAACCCGTTGGACGAATAATAGTCCTACTTTAAAATATTTGCTTATGCCCGATGCTGCCGAAAAATTGCAATTGCAACACCTGGCCTGGCGCGCCGGCTTTGGAGAAACGCTGCCAGTCATCTCCGGCTGGGAAAAGAAAAGGCGTAAAGAGATCGTCAGCAAAATATTGACAGGCCCCACAGGAATAAGCATAGAATCCGTGGACGTCATCAATGTTACAGACCTGCCAGACTACAAACGGATGAAAGGAATGACGGCGGAAGAGCGGAAAAACGTGCGGCAAATGAATAACCAGGGCATCAAAGACCTGAATGTGGCCTGGATGAATATGATGGTGAAAAGTGAACATCCGCTACGTGAAAAAAT
The Chitinophaga sp. MM2321 DNA segment above includes these coding regions:
- a CDS encoding sulfite exporter TauE/SafE family protein, with the protein product MNTELCILFFLVALVYSSAGFGGGSSYLALLALWGVDFQLMKSTALLCNVAVVAGGVYHFYKSGHLPLKKAWQLSLVSVPLAFAGSYLPLKQETFFLLLGIALTLAAVFMCYRLFFEREEESGQQLHQGNGKVYGIIGGAIGLLSGMTGIGGGIYLSPVLRLGKYDTAKNIAGLSSFFILVNSIAGLLGQAAKHVIVFQPAFAAPLLVAVVAGGQIGARLSARVLKPRWVAGATALLILYAGVRMLVR
- the moaD gene encoding molybdopterin converting factor subunit 1, which produces MGVLLFGVAKDIAGVPMISFPEHITTVAALRAWLHSSYPGLQQLRSVMIAVNREYAADTQIITQADEIAVIPPVSGG
- a CDS encoding HesA/MoeB/ThiF family protein, yielding MERYNRQTRLEGFGPAKQALLQQAGVLVIGAGGLGVPVLQYLTAMGVGRIGIVEHDTVSISNLQRQVLYITGDQGKSKIHLATERLQQLNPEIQLVAHDTWLTTENALEIISAYDVVVDCSDNFGTRYLINDACVIAGRPLVYGAIYKYEGQVSVFNYQGGATYRCIFPEPPESGDMLNCNDIGVLGVLPGLIGCYQANETVKVITGIGRPLKNQLMTIDTLNNTQLIFNITPVAAYRQIHQLQDNYQQTVCEVNSVQSLSVEQLQEWLQKEDGLMLLDVREDDEWEICHIPEAVHIPMGQVLHRIAALQPEAPVAVLCHYGMRSRAVGQRLVELGFKQVYNVEGGINAWARAIDDEMQTY
- a CDS encoding porin family protein, with translation MKKVFVFLVLMGVVKMGIAQRGFNLSERKVRLGLTVSPMVSSLKPQESGVTRNSSKAGLNFGLMADFNLDDNGNYALASGFQAVIGGSKLMYDAGKGLNDYRQNAAEYNMKLTYVEIPLALKLKTHIDNGMGLWGQFGTYLDFPVSGRTDITSLNQTYDKVGILAQMNRVNIGMLLGAGIEYPLGGNLTGMAGITYQNGFVDVTRNSKWDDGRINMNSFALRLGVYF
- a CDS encoding NTP transferase domain-containing protein, which translates into the protein MTMENNTAPLKGLVLCGGFSTRMQEDKSKINYHGMPQWQYLTTLLQSLLQEVYLSCRPEQLNDFPGYPQLIPDNVPYGGPSAGLLSAHLLQPNTAWLVLACDLPLISRQSLEILIHARDKNKAATAFISPVNELPEPLIAIWEPAGLAALQQNVIAGKNCPRKTMLHNDINMLQNPYAAEQFNANTPEEKDKIFRDLII
- a CDS encoding molybdenum cofactor biosynthesis protein MoaE, with the protein product MEVLIKIKDTITVQEALDFIHTPECGGEVIFAGTVRNHTKQQPVTKLFYECYEEMALLEMHKIAQQVQEKWDVKKLAMLHAIGDKYPGELAVVIAVSSAHRGIAFDACEYTIDTLKETVPIWKKEFFDVEI
- a CDS encoding NAD+ synthase, translated to MKIILAQQNYHIGNFERNTEKIIDGIKTAKSQGADLVVFSELCVCGYPPRDFLEFEDFIVQCHHAIDVIKAHTKDIAVLVGAPARNPQREGKDLFNAAWFLYEGEVKQVVHKTLLPTYDVFDEYRYFEPSYEWNVIPFKGKKLAVTICEDIWNLGDNPLYRVCPMDQLMAQEPDVMINLSASPFDYDHDEDRKEIIRANVLKYQLPMYYCNTVGSQTEIVFDGGSLIYDAQGNIVKELPYFIEAIDGLELGMLTATGIAPAMPVAFTPLTELIFDHNIHRIYEALVLGIRDYFGKMGFTKAILGSSGGIDSAVTLAIACDALGKENVRAILMPSPYSTGHSVDDAVALSENLDNPYDIIRINDIYESFLTTLEPYFKGLPFNVAEENTQSRIRGNLLMGLSNKFGYILLNTSNKSELSTGYGTLYGDMAGGLSVLGDVYKMQVYSLARYINRDKEIIPVNIIDKAPSAELRPDQKDSDSLPDYAVLDRILYQYIERRQGPKEIIAQGFDSALVSRALKMVNTNEYKRNQFCPIIRVSSKAFGVGRRVPIVGKYLN
- a CDS encoding GNAT family N-acetyltransferase, giving the protein MRHFLPNGQELVIRLPKPNDAAGLLANFQRMTRETDFLLFTHSEALDLDLESEEDFINTYLDTPDQLMLVAVVKGLLVGSITVNHSGYRKKAHIAEMGIAVEHAWSNLGIGRRLMTAMIRWAKEHEGLEIIYLNVFSTNEKAMQLYRNFGFMECGRLPQGILQREGHYADLVTMYRRVKP
- the moaA gene encoding GTP 3',8-cyclase MoaA; this translates as MFTDAHHRIVDYVRLSVTDRCNLRCTYCMPEDMRFVHKKELLTDNEIISLLETLAAGGITKVRITGGEPFLRPGLLSLLKKITGIPGIQEVAITTNGVLTQPHIPALQQLGITNINLSLDTLQADRFFRITRRDRFSTVMQTLENLLQYNMQVKINVVVMEDVNTDELTAFAELTRANALSVRFIEEMPFNGQGHTFSGIAWNYHKILDTIRTAYALQKIPDAPHSTSLNYSIRGHKGNVGVIPAYSRTFCGTCNRIRISATGSIKTCLYGNNVLNIRDLMRDNEDPSLWLHAIQSAIHGRFADGFEAAQHHTARNMESMSVIGG
- a CDS encoding DUF7009 family protein — its product is MKIRLKGNTIRYRLDKTDVALLETTGKVTSVTQIGAGALHFCIRAKEIADPVIKMEPDGIHLLLPLPQLTAWYLPDQVGFELTLPNADGSELKILVEKDFQCLTTRDEDDSQSFENPMAGKNC
- the serS gene encoding serine--tRNA ligase; the encoded protein is MLQVPFIRQNKELVLARLALKNFKETGLVDEVLALDDQRKKLTLEYDETQAQVNSLSKEIGKLMAQGKKDEGEQQRAEVNALKEKLGPINDALNATEKNLHDTLVKLPNLPAAIVPPGKTPEENVEVRGGGTIPELYAAAVPHWDLAKKYDLIDFELGNKITGSGFPVFKNRGARLQRALVQYFLDYNTGNGYTEYAPPYLVNETSAYGTGQLPDKEGQMYHATEDNFFLIPTAEVPLTNIYRDEILKDSDLPIKMTGYTPCFRREAGSYGKDVRGLNRVHQFDKVELVQLVHPDKSYEVLDEMVAHVEGLLNALELPYRILRLCGGDMSFASAITYDFEVYSAAQQRWLEVSSVSNFETFQTNRMKIRFKENNGKPQLTHSLNGSSLALPRILASLLENNQAADGIHLPAVLHPYFGSDKIS
- the moaC gene encoding cyclic pyranopterin monophosphate synthase MoaC yields the protein MSNQSSSGFTHLDASGQPAMVDISGKNDTYRIAVAESRIFLPEAVRSEFRDNDIQTRKGAVFQTAVIAGIMAAKKTPELIPLCHTLLLDGCDVHIQLTGEEAVIRCTVKTTGKTGVEMEALTGASVAALTIYDMCKALTHEMVIRETKLISKTGGKHDYGK